Genomic window (Gelria sp. Kuro-4):
TCGTCGGCGGCGGCGAAGTGGCTGAAGATGCCTTCCAACCGCAGGCCCGGCAGGCGCCCGACGCGTTCCATAAACGGCACCGCTTCGTGCGGGCGCACCCCGATCCGGCTCATGCCGGTATCCACTTTTAGGTGGGCCAACGCCGCCTTGCCGCGGCGGGCTGCGGCCCTGGAAAGCGCCTCGGCAAGCTCGACCGTGCAGAGGGCCTGCGCGATGCCCCGCTCCACCGCTTCCTCCACCCCGTCACCCGGGATGGAGGTACCCAGGACGAGGATCGGGAGCTTAAGGCCCGCCTCCCGCAGGGTAACCGCCTCGTCCAGGGTGGCCACGGCCAGCTGTTCCGCCCCGTTGGCCGCCGCCACCTGGGCCAGGCGCACCGCTCCATGGCCGTAGGCGTCGGCCTTCACCACTGCCATCACTTTAACCCGCGGCCCCACCAGGTCCTTCACCGCCCGCAGGTTGGCGGCAAAGGCGGCCAAGTCAACCTCCGCCCACGTCGGCCGAAGTCCCATGTTACCTCCCCCAATCTAGCTTCTTTTCCCCTTGATTCGCCCTTAGTAAGGCGAATTCCTCTTTCGGCCCAAAAGAAACCCCGCCGCAGCGGGGTTTGAGGCAGCTAAGCCTTTTCTGTAAAGTACTCGCGCGTGAGTCTGAAGATCACCGGCGAGAGGAAGAGCAGGCCGATGAGGTTCGGAATGGCCATCAGGCCGTTAAGGGTGTCGGCCAGGTCCCAGATGAACTCGAGACCGCCGACCGCGCCGATAGCCAGGAACGGCAGGAAGATGATGCGGTAAGGGAGGCGCACGCCCGACCCGCCCAGATACTCCAGGCACTTTTCACCGTAGTACTCCCAGGAAAGGAGCGTGGAGTAGGCGAACAAAACGGCTCCGATGGTGACAATGAAGGTACCTACCCCGGGCAGGCTGGTGTTGAAGGCGGTAATGGTAAGCTCCGTACTCGATTTGCCGGTTTCCCAGGCGCCGGTCATGACGATGGCAAGGGCGGTGATGGAGCAGATGACGAGAGTATCCATAAAGACCTCAAAGATGCCCCATAAACCCTGCTGTACCGGGTGGTCAACCCGCGCCGTGGCGTGGACGATCGGAGCACTGCCCAAGCCGGCTTCGTTGCTGAAGACGCCGCGTGCCACACCCTTGGTCATGGCCAGCATCACCGTTGAGCCCGCAAAGCCTCCCACCGCGGCCGTGCCGGTAAATGCCTGGCTGAAGATCATTCCGATGGCGGCCGGCAGCTTGCCGATGTTGAGAATAATCAGGATCAAACCCCCGAGAACATAGAAAATGGCCATAAAGGGAACCAGCTTCTCGGTCACCCTGACGATGCTCTTTAACCCGCCCAGGATCACCACGCCGGTTAAGACGGCAATGATGATTCCCGTGACCACCTCGGGCACACCGAATGAAGTTTTAAGCGCCAGCGCCACCGAATTGGCTTGGGTCATGTTACCAATGCCGAAGGAAGCCAAGAATCCGAAGACGGCAAACAGCACGGCCAGCCACTTGGCGTGCACGCCCTTCTCGAGGTACTGGAAGGGACCGCCGATAACCGTGCCGTCGGGCTTGATTTCGCGGTAGTGAACAGCCAGCGTCACCTCAGAGTACTTGGTCACCATGCCGAAGAAGGCCGAGAGCCACATCCAGAAAACGGCGCCCGGCCCGCCCAGAGCGATGGCCGTCGCCACACCGGCGATGTTGCCGGTACCCACCGTACCGGCCATGGCCGTGGCCAGCGCCTGAAACGGTGTAACCTCGCCTTTTTTCCCTTCGCCCTTCTCTGTTAATTTCCCGACGGTATGGCGCATGGCATAACCGAACTTCGAGACCTGCAGCCAGTTCTGGCGAACAGTGAGATAAATGCCGGTACCCACCAGGAGGATCAACATGGGCGGGCCCCAAACGATCGAGTTTATCTGCGAGTTGATCGCCATTATCAGTTCCACCTGTCGCGCCTCCTTTGCCTTTTAGTGCTGAAAGAGACTCTCAATGCCGAACATTCTGGCACTTGACGCGAAACACCACCTCCTTCCGACCGCCTTCCGACGGGCAGGGGGTAGGCTGCCCGGGCCGCCCGGAGGCGGCCCGTCCCATGCTTACCTTAGGACTTCTTCGAGTGGAGTGTAGGGCAACCCCTGGTAGTCGGCCACCGCCTTAAAGGTGACCCTGCCGTCTACCACGTTCAGCCCCTTGGCCAGGGCCGCGTCATCCTGCATGGCCCTCTTCCAGCCCTTGCTCGCCAGCTGGAGAGCGTAGGGCAGAGTGGCGTTGGCCAGGGCGAAGGTAGAAGTACGGGCCACCGCGCCGGGGATGTTCGGTACCGAGTAGTGAACGACGCCATACTTAATGAAGGTCGGGTTGCTGTGGCTGGTGATACGGTCCATTGTCTCTACTGAGCCGCCCTGGTCGATGGCTACGTCGACGATTACGCTGCCCGGCTTCATGCTCTTCACCATTTCCTCGGTCACCAGCACGGGGGTCCGGGCGCCGGGAATGAGCACGCACCCGATAACCAGGTCGGCCTCTTGCACCAGGCGCGCGATGTTGTAGCTATTGGAAATCAGGGTTTTGACCCGGCCCTGGAAAAGGTTATCGAGATAAATGAGCTTATCGAGTTTAATATCCACCACAGTGACGTCGGCACCCATCCCCAGGGCGAGGCGGGCCGCGTTCATGCCTACCGTGCCGCCGCCGATGATGGCCACCTTGGCCGGCGGTACCCCCGGAACCCCGGAAAGGAGCACTCCCAAACCGCCGTTTTGTTTTTCCAGGTAGTGGGCACCGATCTGCACCGCCATGCGCCCGGCGATTTCGCTCATGGGACTGAGGAGCGGCAGGGCCCCGTTGGCCAACTGCACAGTCTCAAAGGCCACGCCCACCACCTTGTGTTTTAGGAGCGCGCTTGTCAATTCTTTTTCGGGGGCCAGGTGCAGGTAGGTGAAGATGATCTGCCCTTCGTGCATCAAATCATATTCCGGCGGCAGGGGTTCTTTGACTTTAACAATCATTTCCGCCGTTTCGTATACGCTCTCCGCGGTGGGGAGGATTTCCGCCCCGGCCTGGACGTATTCCGCGTCGCTGATCCCGCTGCCCTCCCCGCCGCCTTTTTGGATCACCACCCGATGGCCGGCTTTTTTCATGGCTTCGACGCCGGCCGGGGTCATGCCGACCCTGAACTCGTGGTCCTTAATCTCCTTGGGCACTCCCACAATCACCGCACAATCCCCCTTAGCTTTAATCGGGCCTTTTCTCTACTAGCCCGCTTCTTTCTTCGCTGTGCGGTAAGGAAAATCCTGCCCCCTGTTATTGCCGAAACGAAAATTTTTTAGAATACCTAAAACCCGCCTAGGCAAGAAAAGGATTGCCCTTTTTCTCCCGGCCAATGGTCGTCGGAGCCCCGTGTCCCGGGTAAACCTGGGTGTCATCCGGTAAAACCAGCAGTTTTCCGCGGATGCTCTGCAGCAGCTGGGAGTGCGAGCCGCCTGGAAAGTCTGAACGGCCGACGGAACCCTGAAAAAGTGTGTCGCCGGTGAAGACTGTTCCTGGGGTGAACAGGGAAATCCCGCCCGGGGTATGCCCGGGGGTGGCCAGCACCTTAAACACCACCTCCCCGCAGGCGATTTCCTCCTCGTCGGCCAGCAGGCGGCCGGCCGGCGGGCTGACGACGCCGCCGGCGAGCCAGGAGGAAAGATTCTTCACCGCCGAAGTCAGAAGGGGCGCATCGGCCGCGTGGATGAGGATCGGTGCTCCCGTCGCGGCCTGCACCGCGGCGTTGGCCCCGATGTGATCGCCGTGACCGTGCGTGTTAACGATGTAACGGATCTTAAGGCCTTTTTCTTTCGCCCGTGCCAGGATGCGCTCTCCTTCCGCTCCCGGGTCGATCACGATCGTGTCGCCCCCGGCCGAGCAGCGCACCAGGTAACAGTTGGCGGCAATGGGACCAACGACCAAGCGTTCAATTTCCATCTCCATGTGCGTCTTCCCTCCGGCTGTCAAGAATCAGGGTGACGGGGCCGTGGTTATGAATCTCGACCAGCATTTCGGTGCGGAACACCCCCGTGGCTACCCTTACCCCAGCCCGCTTAAGCTCGTCGACGTACTTTTCATAGAGGGGCTCGGCGATCTCCGGCGCTGCAGCCTGCACAAAGCTGGGGCGGCGCCCCTTGCGGCAGTCCCCTAAGAGCGTGAACTGGGAAACAGCCAGCACCTCACCGCCTACTTCGAGGAGCGAGCGGTTGAGCTTCCCCGCCTCATCCTCAAAAATGCGCAGATTAACCGTTTTTTCCGCCAGGTAAGCTGCGTCCTCGGCGCTGTCGCCGACGGCCACACCGAGCAGCACCACGAGCCCGGGGCCGATGGCCCCGACCACCGTTTTATCTACGGTCACCTGCGCCTTTATGACCCTTTGTAGCACCGCGCGCAAAGCTGCGTTCCTCCTTACCTACCGGTTGCCCCCATGCCAGGGTGGCACCCCGAGCCTGTAAAAAGGTTCTTATCTCCCCCGGCATTCCGCTGCGGCGCGGACGCCCACCCTCTTCAGGCGGGTGTCACCCGCTCCACGCTGAAAACATCGCGGATGCCGCTGAGTCGGTTCATGATGAACTTTAAATCGTCCAAGTCCTTAATCTCCAGCCGCAGGTTGATGATGGCGACCTTGTTCCTGGTGGTACGGGCGTTGACCGCGTTGATGCGCGTGCGCATATCGCTCAAGACATTCATCACATCCCCGAGCAGCCCGGCCCGGTCCATCGCTTCCAACTCCACATCGGCTTCAAAGGAGGCGGAGCGGTCTTCATCCCAGCTCACTTCGATGAGCCGTTCCGGGTCATTGAGGAAGGCGACGTTGGGGCAGTTCACCCGGTGGATGGACACGCCCCGGCCACGGGTGACGTAGCCGATGATCGGATCGCCCGGTACCGGGTTACAGCAGTGGGAAAGGCGCACCAGGAGGTTGTCCACCCCTTTAACCTGGATGCCGTGGCTCGGCCGGCCTTTTGCCGGGCGGGGCCGTACCTCCGGCAGGGGGGCGGGAGCTTCTTGCGGGGGATTCAGGCGCCGGTACTCTTCCTGGAGCCTCAGGGCCGCCTGGTGGGCGTTGACCCCGCCGTACCCCACAGCCGCGTACAGGTCTTCCGGCGAGGAGAAGTTAAAACGCTCGAGCACGGCGGCGAGGGGACGGTCGGCCAGGAGCTGGTGCGGCTCCAGCCCCAGTTTACGGATCTCTTTTTCCAGCGTGTCCTTGCCGCGGGCAATGCTCTCTTCCCGCCGCTCCTTCTTAAACCACTGCCGGATCTTGGCCTTGGCCTGGGGCGTGCGCACCAGCTTCAGCCAATCCTGGCTCGGTCCAGCAGCCAGCTTGCTGGTGATAACTTCCACGATATCCCCGTTCTGGAGTTTGTAGTCCAGGGGCACCAGGTGGCCGTTCACCTTCGCACCGGTACAGCGGTGTCCGACATCGGTGTGAATGCGGTAGGCAAAGTCGATCGGGCAGGAGCCGGCAGGCAGGTCGATCACGTCGCCCTTGGGGGTGAAAACGAAGACCTCATCGGAGAAGAGGTCGATCTTTAGGGTCTCCATGAACTCGCGGGCATCCTTGAGATCGTGTTGCCACTCGAGGAGCTGGCGTAACCAGAAAAGCTTCTGGTCAAATTCATCGCTCGATTTGGTGCCTTCCTTATACCGCCAGTGAGCGGCAATCCCGTACTCGGCCGTGCGGTGCATCTCCCAAGTGCGGATCTGTATCTCCAGCGGCTCTCCGTTCGGCCCGATCACCGTGGTGTGCAGCGATTGGTACATGTTGATCTTGGGCATGGCGATGTAGTCCTTGAAACGCCCCGGGACAGGCTTCCACAGGGTGTGCACCACACCCAGCACCCCGTAGCAATCTTTAATGGTATCCACAATCACCCGCACGGCGGTAAGGTCGTAAATCTCGCTGAAGTCCTTGTTTTGGGACGTCATCTTGTGATAGATGCTGTAGAAATGCTTGGGCCGGCCCTGGATTTCCGCCTTGATTTCTACTTCGTCGAGTTTCTCCTTTAAAGTGGCGATGACATCGTTGATGTAGCTTTCCCGCTCCTGGCGCTTTTTCGCCACCTTCTCCACCAGTTCGTAGTATTTCTCCGGTTCCAGGTAACGAAAAGCCGTGTCCTCCAGTTCCCACTTGACCCGGAAAATGCCGAGCCGGTGGGCCAAAGGAGCATACACCTCCAGTGTTTCGGTGGCGATCTCCTTCTGCTTTTTCACGGGAAGAAACTTCAAAGTGCGCATGTTGTGGAGCCGGTCGGCCAGTTTGATGAGAATCACCCGGATATCCTTCGCCATCG
Coding sequences:
- the dtd gene encoding D-aminoacyl-tRNA deacylase; this translates as MRAVLQRVIKAQVTVDKTVVGAIGPGLVVLLGVAVGDSAEDAAYLAEKTVNLRIFEDEAGKLNRSLLEVGGEVLAVSQFTLLGDCRKGRRPSFVQAAAPEIAEPLYEKYVDELKRAGVRVATGVFRTEMLVEIHNHGPVTLILDSRREDAHGDGN
- a CDS encoding MBL fold metallo-hydrolase, producing the protein MEMEIERLVVGPIAANCYLVRCSAGGDTIVIDPGAEGERILARAKEKGLKIRYIVNTHGHGDHIGANAAVQAATGAPILIHAADAPLLTSAVKNLSSWLAGGVVSPPAGRLLADEEEIACGEVVFKVLATPGHTPGGISLFTPGTVFTGDTLFQGSVGRSDFPGGSHSQLLQSIRGKLLVLPDDTQVYPGHGAPTTIGREKKGNPFLA
- a CDS encoding bifunctional (p)ppGpp synthetase/guanosine-3',5'-bis(diphosphate) 3'-pyrophosphohydrolase, producing MNLENLLAKIEAYSPSADRTLVIRAYNFAETAHTGQFRISGDPYIQHPLGVAHILAELELDIITIAASLLHDVVEDTQFTLQDIEQEFGTEMAELVDGVTKLSRIEYKSKEEQQVENLRKMFFAMAKDIRVILIKLADRLHNMRTLKFLPVKKQKEIATETLEVYAPLAHRLGIFRVKWELEDTAFRYLEPEKYYELVEKVAKKRQERESYINDVIATLKEKLDEVEIKAEIQGRPKHFYSIYHKMTSQNKDFSEIYDLTAVRVIVDTIKDCYGVLGVVHTLWKPVPGRFKDYIAMPKINMYQSLHTTVIGPNGEPLEIQIRTWEMHRTAEYGIAAHWRYKEGTKSSDEFDQKLFWLRQLLEWQHDLKDAREFMETLKIDLFSDEVFVFTPKGDVIDLPAGSCPIDFAYRIHTDVGHRCTGAKVNGHLVPLDYKLQNGDIVEVITSKLAAGPSQDWLKLVRTPQAKAKIRQWFKKERREESIARGKDTLEKEIRKLGLEPHQLLADRPLAAVLERFNFSSPEDLYAAVGYGGVNAHQAALRLQEEYRRLNPPQEAPAPLPEVRPRPAKGRPSHGIQVKGVDNLLVRLSHCCNPVPGDPIIGYVTRGRGVSIHRVNCPNVAFLNDPERLIEVSWDEDRSASFEADVELEAMDRAGLLGDVMNVLSDMRTRINAVNARTTRNKVAIINLRLEIKDLDDLKFIMNRLSGIRDVFSVERVTPA
- a CDS encoding sodium:alanine symporter family protein gives rise to the protein MELIMAINSQINSIVWGPPMLILLVGTGIYLTVRQNWLQVSKFGYAMRHTVGKLTEKGEGKKGEVTPFQALATAMAGTVGTGNIAGVATAIALGGPGAVFWMWLSAFFGMVTKYSEVTLAVHYREIKPDGTVIGGPFQYLEKGVHAKWLAVLFAVFGFLASFGIGNMTQANSVALALKTSFGVPEVVTGIIIAVLTGVVILGGLKSIVRVTEKLVPFMAIFYVLGGLILIILNIGKLPAAIGMIFSQAFTGTAAVGGFAGSTVMLAMTKGVARGVFSNEAGLGSAPIVHATARVDHPVQQGLWGIFEVFMDTLVICSITALAIVMTGAWETGKSSTELTITAFNTSLPGVGTFIVTIGAVLFAYSTLLSWEYYGEKCLEYLGGSGVRLPYRIIFLPFLAIGAVGGLEFIWDLADTLNGLMAIPNLIGLLFLSPVIFRLTREYFTEKA
- the ald gene encoding alanine dehydrogenase; this translates as MIVGVPKEIKDHEFRVGMTPAGVEAMKKAGHRVVIQKGGGEGSGISDAEYVQAGAEILPTAESVYETAEMIVKVKEPLPPEYDLMHEGQIIFTYLHLAPEKELTSALLKHKVVGVAFETVQLANGALPLLSPMSEIAGRMAVQIGAHYLEKQNGGLGVLLSGVPGVPPAKVAIIGGGTVGMNAARLALGMGADVTVVDIKLDKLIYLDNLFQGRVKTLISNSYNIARLVQEADLVIGCVLIPGARTPVLVTEEMVKSMKPGSVIVDVAIDQGGSVETMDRITSHSNPTFIKYGVVHYSVPNIPGAVARTSTFALANATLPYALQLASKGWKRAMQDDAALAKGLNVVDGRVTFKAVADYQGLPYTPLEEVLR